The sequence GCTCTCACCGCTCGGGGCCTCTGGTCCGCGTGCGTTCCGACCCGCCGGCGAGGTCTGGGCCCAGGTTCTGTCCGTGCCCGAGCCGGGGCTGGTCCTCCTCAATGCGGGCCGGCGGGACGTGCCGTACGACCAGGACCTCCCGACCGCACTGGGCTACCGGCGTGACGGTAGCTTCCACCGGCTCCAGGGGAGCGAGGTATTCGAGCTGAACGACCACCACACTTTCCTGCGCACCCCTGCTGGTCAGGAGCCCGCCGTGGGGGAACTGGTCGCCCTCGGCACTTCGCACCCGTGCACCCTGCACGACAAGTGGTCCCGCGCGCTGCTGGTGGATGACCACTACCGCGCCGTCGGCGCGATCCACTCCCACTTCTAGACCGCCATCACCTGACCGCTGCCCGGGTCTGCACCCGGGCAGATCGCTGACGCATGACCAACTTGGAGGTTTGTCACCATCGTGAAGAAGGCACTGTCCACCACGAAAGCACCCGCGGCCGCCCACTCGTTCTCCCAGGGGGTCCACGCCGGGCCGATCGTGCAGATCTCCGGTCAGGGTCCGCAGGACCCGGAGACAGGGGAGTACGTCTTTCCAGGCGACGTGGGCCGGCAGACCTGGCGGACGCTCGAGAACGTGCGCCACATCGTGGAAGCCTCCGGTGGCACCTTCGACGACGTGATCTCCCTGCGGGTCTTCCTCACCGACCAGTCGGAGTTCGCGGGTATGAACGAGGCCTACGAGGCATTCGTCCGTGAGCACACCCCGTCGGGGACCCTGCCCGCCCGCACCACGGTGTTCGTCGGCCTGCCCTGGCCGCAGATGCTCGTAGAGATCGACGGGATGGCCGTCATCGGGCAGTGAAACTGTGGGGCAGCCCGGGGCGGTCCGCAATCACTCCGGAAGCCAGCGCGCTCGGAGGTCCGGCCGAAGCCAGGCCGCCGGTGACGCGATCGAGAGGCCGCCGTCCACGGGCAGCACCGCTCCGGTGATGAACCCCGCTGCTGGTGATGCGAGAAAGTCGACGGCTGCAGCGACATCGGCCGGCTGGCCTGTCCTCATCAAGGGGTAGCCGGCAGTGACGTCCGGCAGGTCGCCATTCCCGATCATCGCGGGCGCTACTGCGTTCACCCGCACGCCTCGTGGGCCGTACTCCAGTGCTAGTTGACGGACCAGCCCCTCCACGCCTGCTTTGGCGGCCGCATAGGCAGGGAGACTGGGTGCAGCCAGCGTCGCATTGATCGAGGTCACTGCGACGATCGCACTTCCGCGCCTCAGATGGGGCAAGACGGCGCGGCTGACGAAGAACGCCGAGTCCAAGGTGGCGCCGAGTGCGGTACGCCACTGGACGTCCGTGGTGCATTCAGCCGAAGCCACCGGCATCGCCGCGGCCGCCAACACGACCACGTCAAGACCACGGATCTCCTCGAGCGTGCGCTCGACGACGTTGCTTGTCTGCTCGGGCTCGGAGAGATCGGCCACCATGTGGTGCACGAACGCAGGGTCATCACTGGCGTCCGCGGAGACTCCGACTACCAGTGCGCCACTGTCGGCGAACTGCTGTCCGATGGCCGCACCGATAGGCGAAGAGGCACCGATGACGAGTACACCGCGCACAGCCATGGGGCGGCCACCTAGCCGTAAGTCGGCAGAGCCAGTGCGGACATGATTGCCGTCAGGGATGCCCGACCCGGAGCATCGAGGTCCTGGGCGGGGGAGCGCACGGTGCTGTGGTCGATGATCCCGCGCGCGAGCAGGACCTCCTTGTGTACCGCCCAGGCGATGCCCTGCTGCAAGCCGAACACGATCAGCGGTAGCAGCGCCGCGAACTCACGCCGTGCCTCATCGGCCCGCCCGGCCTGCCACGCGGTCAGAATGGGGCCCAGCACATCGACGAACTCGCAGGCCGGCATCGTGCCGACGGCTCCGCGGCTATATTCCTCAAGCACGAACTGCGCGTTCTGCCCGCCGAGGATGGCTGTGCCGCGGTCAGCGAGAGCAGCACGTACCGCAGCGACCTTCGGCACCGTAGGTGGCGCCTCGACCTTGACCGACGTGACGCCGTCGAGGTCGGCGAGCTCGGCAACGAGCGCTGGCGCCATACTCACGCCTGTCGCGCCGGGTGCATCCTGAACCATCACCTGCGTATCGCTCGCTACGGCGACTCCGGCGACGTCACCGTAGAAGTCCACCAGTTGACCGGCTGTCGGTTTCACCATGAAGGGCGGGAGCACCATCAGCGTGTGCGCAGCACCCCCGATGTCGTGGATCTGCTCGATAGCGGTGATGGTGGACGTGCCGTTGATGCCCGCCACGATCGGACACTGACCAGCGACAACGTCGGTCACAGTGGCAAGCACCTGCTGACGGTCGGCCTGGGTCAGCGCGAAGGCCTCGCTGGCCATGCCGAAGATCGCCACGCCGTCGACCCCGCTCGCAAGCTGAAACTCGATCAAGCGGCGGAGTGAAGGCAGATCGAGTTCACCGTTCGGCCGGAATGGCGTAGCCACGATGGGGACGAGGCCCTGGACGGTGCCGCGCGATACAGGGGATGACACTGGTCTGCTTTCTGTCGGGTGACGAGTACGTGATGCGGTGTGGTCAGGAGCGTGACGCCAGGGCGGTGACCGCGTCGATGTCGACGTCGATGCCGAGCCCCGGCCCGGCCGGGAGGTCAATGTGGTCCGCCGCGACCAGAAGCGGAGCGTGCAGGATACGTTGCCCGACCTCCGTGGACGTGGGCTGGTACTCAAATGCCGGCAGGTCCTCGATCGCGGCGCTGACGTGCAGTCCTGCAGCCATCGCCACCCCCAGGCCGACTGAATGGTGCGGGGCGACGGGGACATGTGCTGCGGAGGCGACCTCGGCGATGGCCATGCCTTCCGTGATGCCCGTACGCGCGATATCCGGTTGGGCGATCCGTAGTGCCCGTGAGGTGAGCCAGTCGCTGAATTCGTAGCGGTTGCGCATAGCCTCACCGACAGCGATGGGGATCGAGGACCGGGCAACGAGCTCGCCGTGACCGGCTCTGTCCTCCGGAGCCAACGGTGCTTCAAGGAACCAGCACCCCCGTTCGGCCAGGCCGTGCGCCAGGCGAATCGCGTCGGTGATCGAGTATGCCCAGTGTGCATCGACGGCGATGCTCAGCTCAGGAGCTGCCTCGCGAATCGCGTCGACAGTGGCGAGGTCCCTCTCGACACCGTGCCCGATGTGCAGCTTCACCCGCCGAGCTCCGCGTGCCACCCAATCGCGGGCAAGCGCCGCTCGCTCGTCATCGCTGGGCTTCGGCAGCCCGGAGACATAGGTCGGAATCGATGTCCGGAACGCGCCGCCGAGGAGCTCGACGACCGAGCGGCCGCTGATCTTGCCGGCCAGATCCCAGAGTGCGATGTCTACCGCCGCCAGAGCGTCGGCCTGGTGACCGACCAGGTGCCCGCGTTCCCGCATCAGGTCCCGCAGTCTCGACCAGGTCGGTCGC is a genomic window of Ruania zhangjianzhongii containing:
- a CDS encoding dihydrodipicolinate synthase family protein — translated: MSSPVSRGTVQGLVPIVATPFRPNGELDLPSLRRLIEFQLASGVDGVAIFGMASEAFALTQADRQQVLATVTDVVAGQCPIVAGINGTSTITAIEQIHDIGGAAHTLMVLPPFMVKPTAGQLVDFYGDVAGVAVASDTQVMVQDAPGATGVSMAPALVAELADLDGVTSVKVEAPPTVPKVAAVRAALADRGTAILGGQNAQFVLEEYSRGAVGTMPACEFVDVLGPILTAWQAGRADEARREFAALLPLIVFGLQQGIAWAVHKEVLLARGIIDHSTVRSPAQDLDAPGRASLTAIMSALALPTYG
- a CDS encoding SDR family NAD(P)-dependent oxidoreductase, producing MAVRGVLVIGASSPIGAAIGQQFADSGALVVGVSADASDDPAFVHHMVADLSEPEQTSNVVERTLEEIRGLDVVVLAAAAMPVASAECTTDVQWRTALGATLDSAFFVSRAVLPHLRRGSAIVAVTSINATLAAPSLPAYAAAKAGVEGLVRQLALEYGPRGVRVNAVAPAMIGNGDLPDVTAGYPLMRTGQPADVAAAVDFLASPAAGFITGAVLPVDGGLSIASPAAWLRPDLRARWLPE
- a CDS encoding mandelate racemase/muconate lactonizing enzyme family protein, which codes for MRRPEIADVRTYVLKLAADAPYLGAMPDSSTTGYQVREPWRSLYSARYETLLVEVVADDGTSGWGEALAPVAPEVPAAIVELLLAPVLRGGSATSPRPTWSRLRDLMRERGHLVGHQADALAAVDIALWDLAGKISGRSVVELLGGAFRTSIPTYVSGLPKPSDDERAALARDWVARGARRVKLHIGHGVERDLATVDAIREAAPELSIAVDAHWAYSITDAIRLAHGLAERGCWFLEAPLAPEDRAGHGELVARSSIPIAVGEAMRNRYEFSDWLTSRALRIAQPDIARTGITEGMAIAEVASAAHVPVAPHHSVGLGVAMAAGLHVSAAIEDLPAFEYQPTSTEVGQRILHAPLLVAADHIDLPAGPGLGIDVDIDAVTALASRS
- a CDS encoding RidA family protein, with amino-acid sequence MVKKALSTTKAPAAAHSFSQGVHAGPIVQISGQGPQDPETGEYVFPGDVGRQTWRTLENVRHIVEASGGTFDDVISLRVFLTDQSEFAGMNEAYEAFVREHTPSGTLPARTTVFVGLPWPQMLVEIDGMAVIGQ